In Buchnera aphidicola (Macrosiphum gaurae), the following proteins share a genomic window:
- the rpsF gene encoding 30S ribosomal protein S6, with protein MRHYEIIFMVHPDHSEKISLLLEKYKKIISNDGGIIHRLEDWGRRQLSYSINKLQKAHYILMNIEVFPKTITLLATEFRFDNTILRNMIMSMKKAIVESSPILKLKDDKKEKK; from the coding sequence ATGCGTCATTATGAAATAATATTTATGGTTCATCCTGATCATAGCGAAAAAATATCATTATTACTTGAAAAATATAAAAAAATTATCAGCAATGACGGCGGAATCATACACCGTTTAGAAGATTGGGGTAGACGTCAATTATCGTATTCAATAAATAAATTGCAAAAAGCACATTATATTTTAATGAACATAGAAGTCTTTCCTAAAACCATAACTCTTCTAGCAACAGAATTCCGTTTTGATAATACAATCCTTCGCAATATGATTATGTCTATGAAAAAAGCAATAGTTGAATCATCTCCTATTTTAAAATTAAAAGATGATAAAAAAGAAAAAAAATAG